A DNA window from Streptomyces bacillaris contains the following coding sequences:
- the dnaE gene encoding DNA polymerase III subunit alpha — MTKPPFTHLHVHTQYSLLDGAARLKDMFEACNEMGMTHIAMTDHGNLHGAYDFFHSAKKADVTPIIGIEAYVAPESRKHKRKVQWGQPHQKRDDVSGSGGYTHKTIWAANKTGLHNLFRLSSDAYAEGWLQKWPRMDKETIAQWSEGLIASTGCPSGEVQTRLRLGQFDEAVQAASDYKDIFGEGKYFLELMDHGIEIERRVRDGLLEIGKKLNIPPLVTNDSHYTYAHEATAHDALLCIQTGKNLSDPDRFRFDGTGYYLKTTDEMYAVDSSDAWQEGCANTLLVAQQIDTTGMFEAKNLMPKFDIPDGFTEVTWFQEEVRNGMKRRFPNGVPEDRQKQVEYEMDIIIQMGFPGYFLVVADFIMWAKNNGIAVGPGRGSAAGSIVAYAMGITDLDPIEHGLIFERFLNPERVSMPDVDIDFDERRRVEVIRYVTEKYGADKVAMIGTYGKIKAKNAIKDSARVLGYPYAMGDRLTKAMPADVLGKGIDLDGITNPKHPRYSEAGEIRGMYENEPDVKKVIDTARGVEGLVRQMGVHAAGVIMSSEPIVDHAPVWVRHTDGVTITQWDYPQCESLGLLKMDFLGLRNLTIMDDAIKMVKSNKGIDLEMLSLPLDDPKTYELLCRGDTLGVFQFDGGPMRSLLRQMQPDNFEDISAVSALYRPGPMGMNSHTNYAERKNGRQEITPIHPELEEPLKEVLGLTYGLIVYQEQVQKAAQIVAGYSLGEADILRRVMGKKKPEELAKNFVLFEKGAREKGFSDEAIKALWDVLVPFAGYAFNKAHSSAYGLVTYWTAYLKANYPAEYMAALLTSVKDDKDKSAVYLNECRRMGIKVLPPNVNESLSNFAAQGDDVILFGLTAVRNVGQNVVDSIIRCRKAKGKYSSFPDFLDKVEAIVCNKRTVESLIKAGAFDEMGHTRKGLVAHHEQMIDNVVQVKRKEAEGQFDLFGGMGEETSDEPGFGLDVEFSDIEWEKSYLLAQEREMLGLYVSDHPLFGLEHVLSDKADASISQLTGGDYSDGSVVTVGGIISGLQRKMTKQGNAWAIATVEDLAGSIECMFFPATYQLVSTQLVEDTVVFVKGRLDKREDVPRLVAMEMQVPDVSNAGTNAPVVLTIPTVKITPPMVTRLGEVLSHHRGDTEVRIKLQGPRKTTVLRLDRHRVKPDPALFGDLKVLLGPSCLAG, encoded by the coding sequence GTGACCAAGCCGCCCTTCACGCACCTGCACGTGCACACCCAGTACTCGCTGCTGGACGGTGCGGCGCGGCTCAAGGACATGTTCGAGGCGTGCAACGAGATGGGCATGACGCACATCGCGATGACCGACCACGGCAACCTGCACGGGGCCTACGACTTCTTCCACTCGGCCAAGAAGGCCGACGTCACGCCGATCATCGGCATCGAGGCGTACGTCGCCCCCGAGTCGCGCAAGCACAAGCGCAAGGTGCAGTGGGGACAGCCGCACCAGAAGCGCGACGACGTGTCCGGTTCCGGTGGTTACACCCACAAGACGATCTGGGCGGCGAACAAGACCGGGCTGCACAACCTCTTCCGGCTCTCCTCGGACGCGTACGCCGAGGGCTGGCTCCAGAAGTGGCCCCGTATGGACAAGGAGACCATCGCCCAGTGGTCCGAGGGGCTCATCGCCTCCACCGGCTGCCCCTCCGGCGAGGTCCAGACCCGGCTGCGGCTCGGCCAGTTCGACGAGGCGGTCCAGGCGGCCTCCGACTACAAGGACATCTTCGGCGAGGGCAAGTACTTCCTGGAGCTGATGGACCACGGCATCGAGATCGAGCGCCGGGTCCGTGACGGGCTGCTGGAGATCGGCAAGAAGCTCAACATCCCGCCGCTGGTCACCAACGACTCCCACTACACATACGCGCACGAGGCCACCGCCCACGACGCCCTGCTCTGCATCCAGACCGGCAAGAACCTCTCCGACCCGGACCGCTTCCGCTTCGACGGCACCGGCTACTACCTGAAGACGACGGACGAGATGTACGCCGTCGACTCCTCCGACGCCTGGCAGGAGGGGTGTGCCAACACCCTCCTGGTCGCCCAGCAGATCGACACCACCGGCATGTTCGAGGCGAAGAACCTCATGCCGAAGTTCGACATCCCGGACGGCTTCACGGAGGTCACCTGGTTCCAGGAGGAGGTCCGCAACGGGATGAAGCGCCGTTTCCCGAACGGCGTCCCCGAGGACCGGCAGAAGCAGGTCGAGTACGAGATGGACATCATCATCCAGATGGGGTTCCCGGGGTACTTCCTGGTCGTCGCCGACTTCATCATGTGGGCCAAGAACAACGGCATCGCGGTGGGACCCGGCCGTGGTTCGGCGGCCGGCTCGATCGTGGCGTACGCGATGGGCATCACCGACCTCGACCCGATCGAGCACGGGCTGATCTTCGAGCGGTTCCTCAACCCCGAGCGCGTCTCCATGCCCGATGTCGACATCGACTTCGACGAGCGCCGGCGCGTCGAGGTGATCCGGTACGTGACCGAGAAGTACGGCGCCGACAAGGTCGCCATGATCGGCACGTACGGCAAGATCAAGGCGAAGAACGCCATCAAGGACTCGGCCCGTGTGCTGGGCTACCCGTACGCCATGGGCGACCGCCTCACCAAGGCGATGCCCGCCGACGTCCTCGGCAAGGGCATCGACCTCGACGGCATCACCAACCCCAAGCACCCGCGCTACAGCGAGGCGGGCGAGATCCGGGGGATGTACGAGAACGAGCCGGACGTCAAGAAGGTCATCGACACCGCGAGGGGCGTCGAGGGCCTGGTCCGGCAGATGGGCGTGCACGCCGCCGGCGTCATCATGTCCAGCGAACCGATCGTCGACCACGCCCCGGTCTGGGTCCGGCACACCGACGGCGTCACCATCACGCAGTGGGACTACCCGCAGTGCGAGTCGCTCGGCCTGCTGAAGATGGACTTCCTCGGCCTGCGCAACCTGACGATCATGGACGACGCCATCAAGATGGTGAAGTCCAACAAGGGCATCGACCTGGAGATGCTCTCCCTCCCGCTGGACGACCCCAAGACGTACGAACTGCTCTGCCGCGGTGACACGCTCGGCGTCTTCCAGTTCGACGGCGGGCCGATGCGCTCCCTGCTCCGCCAGATGCAGCCCGACAACTTCGAGGACATCTCCGCCGTCTCGGCCCTCTACCGGCCGGGCCCGATGGGCATGAACTCGCACACGAACTACGCGGAGCGCAAGAACGGCCGCCAGGAGATCACCCCGATCCACCCGGAGCTGGAGGAGCCCCTCAAGGAGGTCCTCGGCCTCACCTACGGCCTGATCGTCTACCAGGAGCAGGTCCAGAAGGCCGCCCAGATCGTCGCCGGGTACTCGCTCGGCGAGGCCGACATCCTCCGCCGCGTGATGGGCAAGAAGAAGCCCGAGGAGCTGGCGAAGAACTTCGTCCTCTTCGAGAAGGGCGCCCGCGAGAAGGGCTTCTCCGACGAGGCTATCAAGGCGCTCTGGGACGTCCTGGTGCCGTTCGCCGGGTACGCGTTCAACAAGGCGCACTCCTCGGCGTACGGCCTGGTCACCTACTGGACCGCCTACCTCAAGGCGAACTACCCCGCCGAGTACATGGCAGCCCTGCTGACCTCGGTCAAGGACGACAAGGACAAGTCCGCGGTCTACCTCAACGAGTGCCGCCGCATGGGCATCAAGGTGCTCCCGCCCAACGTCAACGAGTCGCTCTCCAACTTCGCGGCCCAGGGCGACGACGTGATCCTCTTCGGCCTGACCGCCGTCCGCAACGTCGGCCAGAACGTCGTGGACTCGATCATCCGCTGCCGCAAGGCCAAGGGGAAGTACAGCTCCTTCCCCGACTTCCTGGACAAGGTCGAGGCGATCGTCTGCAACAAGCGGACCGTCGAATCGCTGATCAAGGCCGGCGCCTTCGACGAGATGGGCCACACCCGCAAGGGGCTCGTCGCCCACCACGAGCAGATGATCGACAACGTGGTGCAGGTCAAGCGCAAGGAGGCCGAGGGACAGTTCGACCTCTTCGGCGGGATGGGCGAGGAGACGAGCGACGAGCCGGGCTTCGGGCTCGACGTGGAGTTCTCCGACATCGAGTGGGAGAAGTCCTACCTGCTCGCCCAGGAGCGGGAGATGCTCGGCCTGTACGTCTCCGACCACCCGCTCTTCGGTCTGGAGCACGTCCTCTCCGACAAGGCCGACGCCTCGATCTCCCAGCTCACCGGCGGGGACTACTCCGACGGCTCGGTCGTCACCGTCGGCGGCATCATCTCCGGCCTCCAGCGCAAGATGACCAAGCAGGGCAACGCCTGGGCCATCGCCACCGTGGAGGACCTGGCGGGCTCCATCGAGTGCATGTTCTTCCCCGCCACCTACCAGCTGGTCTCCACCCAGCTCGTCGAGGACACCGTCGTCTTCGTCAAGGGACGGCTCGACAAGCGCGAGGACGTGCCCCGGCTGGTCGCCATGGAGATGCAGGTTCCCGACGTCTCCAACGCCGGGACCAACGCACCGGTCGTCCTCACCATCCCCACGGTGAAGATCACCCCGCCCATGGTCACCCGGCTCGGGGAGGTGCTCAGCCACCACCGGGGCGACACCGAGGTGCGCATCAAGCTCCAGGGCCCCCGCAAGACCACCGTGCTCCGGCTCGACCGCCACCGGGTCAAGCCCGACCCGGCCCTCTTCGGTGACCTGAAGGTACTGCTCGGCCCGTCCTGCCTGGCCGGCTGA
- a CDS encoding alkaline phosphatase D family protein, with amino-acid sequence MTSRHIPSPSRRTVVRAAAATAAAVPVLATATTAPAASATAAWQNSAARTPAPAFLHGVASGDPLPDGVLLWTRVTPEPGAEPGSGRGAETPVRWEVAEDREFTAIAASGTTLAAASSDHTVKADVRGLRPATTYYYRFTASGPDTEGGEVRSPTGRTRTAPAVGANVAGVRFGVVSCANWEAGWFSAYRHLAARGDLDAVVHLGDYLYEYGIGEYPTQGAALREHRPAHEILDLADYRTRHGNYKTDADLQALHAAHPMIAIWDDHEVANDAWSGGAQNHTPGTEGDWAERVAAAKRAYFEWMPVRASTEGTVYRRLRFGRLADLHLLDLRSFRSRQASIGSGAVDDPERTITGRAQLDWLKAGLAGSDAVWKLVGTSVMISPVAFGALPAHLLQPLAGLLGLPKEGLAVNVDQWDGYTDDRRELIAHLREHGITDTVFLTGDIHMAWANEVPVRAATYPLSPSAATEFVVTSVTSDNLDDILRVAPQTVSLVAATAVRTANRHVKWVDMDSHGYGVLDVTAERAQMDYYVLSDKKAKDAAASWARSYRTRRGTQKVERADRPVR; translated from the coding sequence GTGACCAGTCGACACATACCCTCGCCGAGCCGCCGTACCGTCGTCCGGGCCGCCGCGGCGACCGCGGCGGCCGTCCCCGTGCTCGCCACCGCGACCACCGCCCCCGCCGCCTCCGCGACCGCAGCCTGGCAGAACTCCGCCGCCCGGACCCCCGCCCCGGCCTTCCTCCACGGCGTCGCCTCCGGTGACCCGCTGCCCGACGGGGTGCTGCTGTGGACCCGGGTCACCCCCGAGCCCGGCGCGGAGCCCGGTTCGGGGCGCGGGGCCGAGACCCCGGTGCGCTGGGAGGTGGCGGAGGACCGGGAGTTCACCGCGATAGCCGCAAGCGGTACGACGCTCGCCGCCGCCTCCTCCGACCACACCGTGAAGGCCGACGTCCGCGGACTGCGCCCGGCGACGACGTACTACTACCGCTTCACGGCGAGCGGCCCGGACACCGAGGGCGGCGAGGTCCGCTCCCCCACCGGCCGCACCCGCACCGCGCCCGCCGTCGGGGCGAACGTGGCGGGGGTGCGCTTCGGGGTGGTGTCCTGCGCCAACTGGGAGGCGGGCTGGTTCTCTGCGTACCGCCATCTCGCTGCCCGCGGCGACCTGGACGCGGTGGTGCACCTGGGCGACTACCTGTACGAGTACGGGATCGGCGAGTACCCCACCCAGGGCGCGGCCCTGCGGGAGCACCGCCCCGCCCACGAGATCCTGGACCTGGCCGACTACCGCACCCGGCACGGCAACTACAAGACCGACGCCGATCTCCAGGCGCTGCACGCCGCCCACCCGATGATCGCGATCTGGGACGACCACGAGGTGGCCAACGACGCCTGGTCGGGCGGGGCGCAGAACCACACCCCGGGCACGGAGGGCGACTGGGCGGAGCGGGTGGCGGCGGCCAAGCGGGCGTACTTCGAGTGGATGCCGGTCCGCGCCTCCACCGAGGGGACGGTCTACCGGAGGCTCCGGTTCGGGCGGCTGGCCGATCTGCACCTGCTGGACCTGCGGAGCTTCCGTTCCCGGCAGGCGTCCATCGGCAGCGGTGCGGTGGACGACCCGGAGCGGACGATCACCGGCCGGGCGCAGCTGGACTGGCTGAAGGCGGGGCTCGCCGGGTCGGACGCGGTGTGGAAGCTGGTCGGTACGTCGGTGATGATCTCCCCGGTCGCCTTCGGGGCGCTCCCCGCCCATCTGCTCCAGCCGCTGGCCGGGCTGCTGGGGCTGCCGAAGGAGGGGCTCGCGGTCAACGTCGACCAGTGGGACGGGTACACCGACGACCGCCGGGAGCTGATCGCGCATCTGCGGGAGCACGGGATCACCGACACGGTCTTCCTGACCGGTGACATCCACATGGCCTGGGCCAACGAGGTGCCGGTGCGGGCGGCGACGTACCCGCTGTCGCCCTCGGCGGCGACGGAGTTCGTGGTCACGTCGGTGACCTCGGACAACCTGGACGACATCCTGCGGGTCGCGCCGCAGACCGTCTCGCTGGTCGCCGCGACGGCCGTCCGGACCGCCAACCGCCATGTGAAGTGGGTTGACATGGACTCGCACGGCTACGGCGTCCTGGACGTCACCGCCGAGCGCGCGCAGATGGACTACTACGTGCTCTCCGACAAGAAGGCCAAGGACGCGGCCGCCTCCTGGGCGCGCTCCTACCGGACCCGGCGCGGGACCCAGAAGGTGGAGCGGGCGGACCGCCCGGTCCGCTGA
- a CDS encoding mechanosensitive ion channel family protein: protein MENVLRPLIVVGGAVVITLLVGWAVDRLLRRADSRHHETPLWGLLRRCRPPLQVVLITALLRGSYRQSGIAWVWEHRVGIGQALSLVLIGATAWLVVRVAATVVESSYARYATSTRDPARVRRVRTQVTLIQRVVIAVVTVVAIAAMLLTLPPMRAVGTSMLASAGVVGIVAGVAAQSTLGNLFAGLQIAFGDMVRIGDTVVVDGEWGTVDEITLTFLAVRTWDERRITMPVSYFTSKPFENWSRGGVQMTGTVFFHLDHAAPVAAMRKKLRDILGDIAAWDGRDWSLAVTDTTPTTIQVRAVVTAKDADDIWTVRCAVREQLVGWLRDHHPYALPRVATSPGALPPGEQWAELTGAGPRPSRNGTGPDRGVEDSKAPRTGRG, encoded by the coding sequence ATGGAGAACGTGCTGCGCCCGCTGATCGTCGTCGGCGGTGCCGTGGTGATCACGCTGCTGGTCGGCTGGGCGGTCGACCGGCTGCTGCGCCGGGCCGACAGCCGCCACCACGAGACCCCGCTCTGGGGGCTGCTGCGGCGCTGCCGGCCACCGTTGCAGGTGGTGCTCATCACGGCGCTGCTGCGCGGCAGCTACCGCCAGTCGGGGATCGCCTGGGTGTGGGAGCACCGGGTCGGGATCGGCCAGGCGCTCTCGCTGGTGCTGATCGGTGCCACGGCGTGGCTGGTGGTCCGGGTGGCCGCGACGGTCGTCGAGTCCAGCTACGCGCGGTACGCCACGTCGACCCGCGATCCGGCCCGGGTGCGCCGGGTCCGTACGCAGGTGACGCTGATCCAGCGGGTGGTGATAGCGGTGGTGACGGTCGTCGCCATCGCCGCGATGCTGCTGACGCTCCCGCCGATGCGCGCGGTCGGCACGTCGATGCTGGCCTCGGCCGGTGTGGTCGGCATCGTCGCCGGTGTGGCCGCGCAGTCGACGCTCGGCAACCTCTTCGCGGGGCTCCAGATCGCCTTCGGGGACATGGTCCGCATCGGTGACACCGTGGTGGTGGACGGCGAGTGGGGCACAGTCGACGAGATCACGCTGACGTTCCTGGCGGTACGGACGTGGGACGAGCGGCGGATCACGATGCCGGTCTCGTACTTCACGAGCAAGCCGTTCGAGAACTGGTCGCGCGGCGGGGTCCAGATGACCGGCACGGTCTTCTTCCATCTGGACCACGCGGCTCCGGTGGCCGCGATGCGCAAGAAGCTGCGGGACATCCTCGGTGACATCGCCGCTTGGGACGGCCGCGACTGGTCCCTCGCGGTCACCGACACGACCCCGACCACGATCCAGGTGCGGGCGGTGGTGACGGCGAAGGACGCGGACGACATCTGGACCGTACGGTGTGCGGTGCGCGAGCAGCTGGTGGGCTGGCTGCGGGACCACCACCCGTACGCGCTGCCGCGGGTGGCCACCTCCCCGGGCGCGCTCCCGCCGGGCGAGCAGTGGGCGGAGCTGACGGGCGCGGGCCCCCGGCCCTCCCGCAACGGCACCGGCCCCGACCGCGGTGTGGAGGACTCCAAGGCACCGCGGACGGGGCGCGGCTGA
- a CDS encoding DsbA family protein, which produces MSKRNTQANKAAARERLRAEREAQAKKDKTRKQLVVAVSVVAAIAVVGGISYGVMQLNKPSAWEAAADAKNVSAPKNTSGENGTEVVIGKADAKKTLELYEDSRCPVCATFEQGVGETISKDVEAGKYKVKYVGATFIDNTDNGEGSKNALSALGAALNVSPEAFMEYKAALYSAEFHPEERDDKFAKDSYLIEVADSVDALKGNKAFQKDVEDGTYDAWAMKMSGAFDKSGVQGTPTLKMDGKKVTSEGSDNAPMTATDFTAAVDKALKG; this is translated from the coding sequence ATGAGCAAGCGCAACACCCAGGCGAACAAGGCAGCGGCCCGTGAGCGGCTGCGCGCCGAGCGCGAGGCCCAGGCCAAGAAGGACAAGACGCGCAAGCAGCTCGTCGTGGCCGTCTCGGTGGTCGCGGCCATCGCCGTCGTCGGCGGCATCAGCTACGGCGTGATGCAGCTGAACAAGCCGTCCGCCTGGGAGGCCGCCGCCGACGCGAAGAACGTCAGCGCGCCGAAGAACACCTCCGGCGAGAACGGCACCGAGGTCGTGATCGGCAAGGCCGACGCCAAGAAGACCCTGGAGCTGTACGAGGACTCCCGCTGCCCGGTCTGCGCCACGTTCGAGCAGGGCGTCGGCGAGACGATCTCGAAGGACGTCGAGGCGGGCAAGTACAAGGTCAAGTACGTCGGCGCGACCTTCATCGACAACACCGACAACGGTGAGGGCTCCAAGAACGCCCTGAGCGCGCTCGGCGCCGCGCTGAACGTGAGCCCCGAGGCGTTCATGGAGTACAAGGCCGCGCTGTACTCGGCGGAGTTCCACCCCGAGGAGCGCGACGACAAGTTCGCCAAGGACAGCTACCTGATCGAGGTCGCGGACTCGGTGGACGCGCTGAAGGGCAACAAGGCCTTCCAGAAGGACGTCGAGGACGGCACGTACGACGCCTGGGCGATGAAGATGTCCGGGGCGTTCGACAAGAGCGGGGTGCAGGGCACGCCGACGCTGAAGATGGACGGCAAGAAGGTCACCAGCGAGGGCAGCGACAACGCCCCGATGACGGCGACCGACTTCACGGCGGCGGTGGACAAGGCCCTGAAGGGCTGA
- a CDS encoding dienelactone hydrolase family protein, with product MGLMNIMLFHSTYGLTPAVHAAAARLRDAGHEVRVPDLFEGHTFDTVEEGMAFKEEVGKEELLRRAVLAAAPYSDQGLVYAGFSLGAATAQTLALGDAKARGLLLFHGTSDIAENATVEELPVQLHVADPDPFESHDWLNSWYLQMQRTGADVEIYRYPGAGHLFTDPDLHDYDQAAAEQTWKVALGFLATL from the coding sequence ATGGGCCTCATGAACATCATGCTTTTCCACTCGACCTACGGGCTCACGCCCGCCGTGCACGCCGCGGCCGCCCGTCTGAGGGACGCCGGCCACGAGGTGCGCGTGCCCGATCTGTTCGAGGGGCACACCTTCGACACGGTGGAGGAGGGCATGGCCTTCAAGGAGGAGGTCGGCAAGGAGGAGCTGCTCAGGCGGGCCGTGCTGGCCGCCGCGCCCTACTCCGACCAGGGGCTCGTCTACGCCGGGTTCTCCCTCGGCGCGGCCACCGCGCAGACCCTGGCGCTCGGGGACGCGAAGGCGCGCGGGCTGCTGCTCTTCCACGGCACCTCGGACATCGCGGAGAACGCGACGGTGGAGGAGCTGCCGGTCCAGCTGCACGTGGCGGACCCGGACCCCTTCGAGTCCCACGACTGGCTCAACAGCTGGTACCTCCAGATGCAGCGCACCGGCGCGGACGTGGAGATCTACCGCTACCCCGGGGCCGGCCACCTCTTCACCGACCCCGATCTCCACGACTACGACCAGGCGGCCGCCGAGCAGACCTGGAAGGTCGCGCTCGGCTTCCTGGCCACCCTCTAG
- a CDS encoding DUF2252 domain-containing protein, translating into MSETQTGAAQRGEQILAVLDTAFGELLAADPAAFRVKFRKMAGSAFAFYRGSACLFYTDLEREQRGGPYLDERTGRVWIHGDLHAENFGTYMDANGRLVFNVNDFDEAYVGPFTWDLKRFAASVALIGYAKALSDEQITDLVRIFAAAYRERIHALATGAKNDEVPPFTLDTAQGPLLDALRAARSLTRFSLLDSMTVIRDFERRFADGGGAIDLDAATRYKVLAAFDGYLETLPESSLARPDSYRVKDVVGRRGIGIGSAGLPSYNILLEGNSDALENDVVIYLKQAQTPAVSRHITDAAVRDYFQHEGHRTVISQRALQAHADPWLGWTELDGAGQLVAEVSPYAVDLDWSEIDEVEEIAAVVADLGRATASMHAAADDESGHSLVPFSTERAIDAAIAADEEGFGELLVDFAHGYGARARADHQIFVDLFRNGRIPGL; encoded by the coding sequence ATGTCGGAAACGCAGACCGGCGCAGCGCAGCGCGGGGAGCAGATTCTCGCCGTTCTCGACACCGCCTTCGGGGAGCTGCTGGCCGCCGATCCGGCCGCCTTCCGGGTCAAGTTCCGCAAGATGGCGGGCTCGGCCTTCGCCTTCTACCGGGGCTCGGCCTGCCTCTTCTACACCGACCTGGAGCGCGAGCAGCGCGGCGGCCCGTATCTGGACGAGCGCACGGGCCGGGTCTGGATCCACGGCGATCTCCACGCGGAGAATTTCGGCACCTACATGGACGCCAACGGCCGCCTCGTCTTCAACGTCAACGATTTCGACGAGGCGTACGTGGGCCCCTTCACCTGGGACCTGAAGCGGTTCGCCGCCTCCGTGGCGCTGATCGGGTACGCCAAGGCGCTGAGCGACGAGCAGATCACCGACCTGGTCCGGATCTTCGCCGCGGCCTACCGGGAGCGGATCCACGCGCTGGCGACGGGCGCGAAGAACGACGAGGTGCCGCCCTTCACGCTGGACACGGCCCAGGGCCCGCTGCTGGACGCGCTGCGGGCCGCCCGCTCGCTGACCCGGTTCTCGCTGCTGGACTCGATGACGGTGATCCGGGACTTCGAGCGCCGGTTCGCGGACGGCGGCGGCGCGATCGACCTGGACGCCGCCACGCGCTACAAGGTGCTGGCCGCCTTCGACGGCTATCTGGAGACACTGCCGGAGTCGAGCCTGGCCCGCCCCGACTCCTACCGGGTCAAGGACGTGGTGGGCCGCCGGGGCATCGGCATCGGATCGGCCGGGCTGCCCTCGTACAACATCCTCCTGGAGGGCAACAGCGACGCCCTGGAGAACGATGTGGTGATCTACCTCAAGCAGGCGCAGACCCCGGCGGTCTCCCGGCACATCACGGACGCCGCCGTGCGGGACTACTTCCAGCACGAGGGGCACCGCACGGTGATCTCGCAGCGCGCGCTCCAGGCCCACGCGGACCCGTGGCTGGGCTGGACCGAGCTGGACGGCGCGGGCCAGCTGGTCGCGGAGGTCTCGCCGTACGCGGTCGATCTGGACTGGTCGGAGATCGACGAGGTGGAGGAGATCGCGGCGGTCGTGGCGGACCTGGGCCGGGCCACGGCCTCGATGCACGCGGCGGCGGACGACGAGAGCGGCCACTCGCTGGTGCCGTTCTCCACGGAGCGGGCGATCGACGCGGCCATCGCGGCCGACGAGGAGGGGTTCGGGGAGCTGCTGGTCGACTTCGCCCACGGCTACGGGGCGCGGGCCCGCGCGGACCACCAGATCTTCGTGGACCTCTTCCGCAACGGCCGGATCCCGGGGCTGTGA